A part of Entelurus aequoreus isolate RoL-2023_Sb linkage group LG10, RoL_Eaeq_v1.1, whole genome shotgun sequence genomic DNA contains:
- the LOC133659253 gene encoding zinc finger and SCAN domain-containing protein 2-like gives MLNELVKKRLAAAADEICGLFERTIASYAEELSRTRKENERRRQQLEEICKTHIVIHVEDLQQLIGRQDELPLLPQQGRSTLKQEDPQPTFVKEEEELWITQDGERLLVPEEEEDDFDKSPLTSISVKTENHEDKPPESSQRHHSPSEENKGAEPSSSSSPQHITTEDDEDHCGGSHLSNSDGTTSYSPKDGDAAKEPLSSDADCKGDMRTQTDNKHSEKQMGKNQGVLGNVHRRTHTRKKPFSCSVCGKRLTDRSAVASHMTTHTGEKPFSCSVCGKKISHKSTMVTHMRIHTGETPYSCSVCWKSFYKKSSVIRHMRTHTGEKPFSCSWCGERFSVKSNMVQHLRTHTGEKPFSCSICGIRFSQKSNMIRHMARAHKTL, from the exons ATGTTGAACGAGTTGGTGAAGAAGCGACTCGCGGCGGCAGCTGACGAAATATGCGGGCTGTTTGAAAGAACGATAGCGTCGTACGCCGAGGAACTTTCTCGAACAAGAAAGGAAAATGAACGACGACGACAGCAACTGGAAGAGATCTGCAAGACACACATTGTGATACACGTTGAAG ACctccagcagctgattggtcgTCAAGATGAACTTCCCCTTCTGCCCCAGCAGGGgcgctccactttgaagcaggaggatccacagcccaccTTCGTTAAAGAGgaggaggaactctggatcactcaggatGGAGAGCGTCTTCTAGTgccagaggaggaggaggatgatttTGACAAGTCGCCACTGACTAGTATTTCTGTTAAGACTGAAAACCATGAAGACAAGCCACCCGAGTCCTCACAgcgtcatcacagtccaagtgaaGAGAACAAAGGAGCGGAGCCTTCAAGCAGCAGCTCTCCACAACACATCACAACAGAAGATGAtgaagaccactgtggaggatcacatcTATCAAATAGCGATGGCACGACATCATACTCTCCTAAAGACGGGGACGCCGCcaaagaacctttgagcagcgatgcAGACTGTAAAGGTGATATGAGAACTcaaactgacaacaaacactctgaaaagCAGATGGGTAAAAACCAGGGGGTTTTAGGGAACGTTCACCGGAGAACACACACAAGAAAAAAGCCcttcagttgttcagtttgtggtaaaagattAACGGATAGATCAGCGGTGGCGTCACACATGACaacgcacaccggagaaaaaccttttagttgTTCGGTATGTGGTAAAAAAATCTCCCATAAGTCAACTATGgtaacacacatgagaatacacacaggaGAAACACCTTATAGTTGTTCGGTGTGCTGGAAAAGCTTTTACAAAAAGTCATCTGTAAtaagacacatgagaacgcacacgggcGAAAAGCCTTTTAGTTGTTCATGGTGCGGCGAAAGATTCTCTGTAAAGTCAAATATGGTACAACAcctgagaacgcacacaggagaaaaaccttttagttgTTCTATTTGTGGTATAAGATTCTCGCAAAAGTCAAATATGATAAGACACATGGCGAGAGCACACAAAACCTTATAA